CCGTTTCTCAAAAAGAGAATGAGATGGTTGATAATCTTCAGACTCTTGTCTCAAATGCTAATGAGACAAAGGCAATTTTGGCAACTATTGGCGATATAGCAGACCAAACTAATTTACTTGCATTGAATGCCGCTATAGAAGCAGCCCGTGCCGGCGAACATGGACGTGGATTTGCGGTTGTTGCTGATGAAGTCAGAAAACTGGCTGAAAGAACACAAAAAAGTTTAGCTGAGACTTCAGCAACCACAAATGTATTAATTCAATCTATTTCTGAGACTTCTGAGTCACTAAATTCTAATGCTAGTGAAGTAAATGATATTTCAGACGAAGTTAGCCTCATTAGTAATAAAATGGATGAGATTATTGAAACTCTAAACAGTGTTTCAAAATAAAATATAAACTAACACTTTAACAAATGAGGAAAGATGCTACTCTATATTCACATTCCATTTTGTGATTCAAAATGTTCTTATTGTGCATTTAACTCATATGTTGACAAGTTTCATCTCAAACAACAGTACATGAAAGCCCTCTCTGTTCAGCTAGATTATGAACTAAAAAGGTTTAATGTCCAAGAAAAAGAGATAGAGTCTGTTTTTATAGGTGGCGGTACACCATCAACTATAGAGCCTAGCTTATATAAGAATATTTTTAAAGTTATAAACCCATATTTAAAACCTGACATAGAAATAACCTCCGAAGCCAATCCTAACAGTGCAACACCGGAGTGGCTAAAAGGGATGTACGACCTTGGCATAAACCGCTTAAGCTTTGGTGTGCAGAGTTTTAACAAAGATAAACTCAAACTTCTTAATCGTGCCCATACAAAGACCCAAGCTATAGAAGCAGTTAAAAATGCCAAAGATATCGGTTTTAAAAACATTTCTCTGGATTTAATATATGCAACCCTTGGCGATACGAAAGAGCTATTGTCAAACGATATAAAAACTGCTTTTTCTTTACCAATAAACCACTTAAGCGCTTATGCTTTAACAATAGAAGAGGGAACTCCTTTTGAGTTAAAACCTCACATGTCAAAAGAGACTATTAAACTTACAAAATGGCTTTTTAAAGAGTTGCAAGATAGCGGCTTAAAGCAATACGAGATAAGTAATTTTGGCTCATACGCAAGTTCCCATAACCTCGGCTACTGGAAATATAAAGACTATATAGGATTAGGAAGCGGCGCCGTTGGAAAGCTTGATTTGCAAAGATTTTATCCTACTTGTGATTTAGAGAATTACATTATAAATCCACTTGATATAAAAATAGAAATATTAACTCCCGAAGACAAAAAAATTGAACAAATATTTTTAGGACTTCGCTCTTGCATTGGTGTTAATGAAAATATTTTAAATAAAAATGAGCTAGCAAAAGCGAATCTTTTACTCAATGAGGAGAAGTTAACTTTTAAAAATGGCACTTTTTACAACATAGATTATCTTTTAGCTGATGAGATTACACTGTTTATATCGTAATTTAATTATTCTTTAGATAAACTCCTACCTTTAAATAAAAGTTTATAATTCAGAGGATATTTTATGTTTGGTATGGGTTTTACAGAGATAATGATTATTGCTGTTATCGCCATCTTGTTTCTTGGTCCGGATAAGCTACCAAGTGCTATGGTTGAGATAGCAAAATTTTTAAGAAGTGCTAAAAATACTATTGGCTCAATGAAAGAGTCTCTAGAAGAAGAGTTGCATGTTAAAGAGATGAAAGAAGAAGCTCTTTCATATAAAAAAGAGTTGCTTGATGCAAGCAACAAAGTAAAAAGTGCAACCGACATTAAAAGTATGGCTGCAAAATTAACAACACTAGATGATGATGATTCACATTCGGATGATGGCTTCTTTGATAAACCAAAAGATACTACTCAAGCAACGCAAAATAAACCAGAAGAAGTAACTCTTGTAAAGAAAAAAAAGAGTGACACCATAAAAGAAGATACAGATGTTTGATGAAATAAAGCCCCACTTAGTTGAGCTAAGAAAAAGACTAGGCATATCAGTTGCTAGCCTTATTGTTATGTTTTTTGTTATGTTTTACTTTCATGAACCAATCTTAAACTGGATGGTTGAACCACTAAACAATGCGCTAATAGAAGTTGGTAAAAAATCTATAGCGGATGCTGCTAGCGGTGTCAACTACGCAGTAGATGGCAAGGTAACAACCAGTCAAATTGGCGGTGCTTTTTTCGTTGCGCTAAAAGTTTCTTTCTTTGCTGCTATTGTAGGTGCTTTGCCAATCATTCTAGCTCAAATCTGGATGTTTATTGCTCCTGCTCTGTATGCTAATGAAAAAAAGATGATTATCCCTTTTATTCTAGGTGGAACAATCATGTTTGCTCTAGGAGTTTTATTTGCATACTATGTTGTTACACCTTTTGGCTTTGATTTTTTAATTACCTTTGGTAGTTTCAAGTTTACTCCACTTATTAATATAGAAGATTATGTTGGTTTTTTCACAAAAATTATGTTTGGTTTTGGAATAGCTTTTGAACTCCCTATTTTTGCATATTTTCTAGCTTTACTAGGTATGATCGATGATAGAATGATGAGAGATTTTTTCAAATACGCAGTAGTTATCATATTTATTGTTGCAGCGATGCTAACACCTCCTGATGTACTAACGCAGCTACTAATGGCTGGACCGCTTGTGATTCTTTACGGTTTTTCTATTCTTATTGTTAGAGTAGTAAACCCTGCCCCGCCTCTTGAAGAAGAGGATGAGAATGAAGAAGAAGTAGACTTATTTGATGAGCTTAAAGCAATAAACAAAGATTTAGACTAAAAGAATGAATCCAAGCCAGATTCAAAAATTCATTTGTTTGAAGAGCAAAAATAAGATGTGTGATACAGGCAAAATATAGATGTCTCAAAAAGAATACTTAACCTCCAGCTATAACTTCACACTTCCTAGTGAACTTATAGCTACTCACCCAGCCTCACCCAGAGACAGCGCTAAACTTTTGGTATACAACAGAGCTACAGATGAAATTACACATTCTGTTTTCTCTGATTTTGAAAAGTTTATTCCCAAAAAATGTGCACTTATATTTAATGATACGAAGGTTATAAAAGCCAGACTTTTTGGCAAAAAGTCAAGCGGCGGTAAACTTGAACTGCTTATAAACAGAGCACTCAATGCCCATGATGTGAATGTGTACATACGAGGAAAAGTAAAAATAGATTCTAAAATTTTCTTTACAGATGAAACAAAAAATATTTGTAAAAATTTAGTTGCACAAGTAAAAGAGTTAAATGATGACGGAAGCAGAGTTGTCCATTTTTTTAGTGATGATAAACTCCTAAGGTTTGAAGAATTACTTCCTATTATAGACAAGATTGGTCATGTACCGCTACCTCCATATATTCAAAGAGAAGACAACAAAGAGGATGAGAGTGAGTACCAAAGCGTATTTGCAGTGAATGAGGGAGCAGTTGCTGCACCAACTGCATCTTTACACTTTACACA
The sequence above is drawn from the Candidatus Sulfurimonas baltica genome and encodes:
- the hemW gene encoding radical SAM family heme chaperone HemW, with translation MLLYIHIPFCDSKCSYCAFNSYVDKFHLKQQYMKALSVQLDYELKRFNVQEKEIESVFIGGGTPSTIEPSLYKNIFKVINPYLKPDIEITSEANPNSATPEWLKGMYDLGINRLSFGVQSFNKDKLKLLNRAHTKTQAIEAVKNAKDIGFKNISLDLIYATLGDTKELLSNDIKTAFSLPINHLSAYALTIEEGTPFELKPHMSKETIKLTKWLFKELQDSGLKQYEISNFGSYASSHNLGYWKYKDYIGLGSGAVGKLDLQRFYPTCDLENYIINPLDIKIEILTPEDKKIEQIFLGLRSCIGVNENILNKNELAKANLLLNEEKLTFKNGTFYNIDYLLADEITLFIS
- the tatB gene encoding Sec-independent protein translocase protein TatB, which codes for MFGMGFTEIMIIAVIAILFLGPDKLPSAMVEIAKFLRSAKNTIGSMKESLEEELHVKEMKEEALSYKKELLDASNKVKSATDIKSMAAKLTTLDDDDSHSDDGFFDKPKDTTQATQNKPEEVTLVKKKKSDTIKEDTDV
- the tatC gene encoding twin-arginine translocase subunit TatC: MFDEIKPHLVELRKRLGISVASLIVMFFVMFYFHEPILNWMVEPLNNALIEVGKKSIADAASGVNYAVDGKVTTSQIGGAFFVALKVSFFAAIVGALPIILAQIWMFIAPALYANEKKMIIPFILGGTIMFALGVLFAYYVVTPFGFDFLITFGSFKFTPLINIEDYVGFFTKIMFGFGIAFELPIFAYFLALLGMIDDRMMRDFFKYAVVIIFIVAAMLTPPDVLTQLLMAGPLVILYGFSILIVRVVNPAPPLEEEDENEEEVDLFDELKAINKDLD
- the queA gene encoding tRNA preQ1(34) S-adenosylmethionine ribosyltransferase-isomerase QueA, which gives rise to MSQKEYLTSSYNFTLPSELIATHPASPRDSAKLLVYNRATDEITHSVFSDFEKFIPKKCALIFNDTKVIKARLFGKKSSGGKLELLINRALNAHDVNVYIRGKVKIDSKIFFTDETKNICKNLVAQVKELNDDGSRVVHFFSDDKLLRFEELLPIIDKIGHVPLPPYIQREDNKEDESEYQSVFAVNEGAVAAPTASLHFTHEQHKRVCSAFDHAFVTLHVGSGTFKPVEAETITDHPMHSEYYDISDKAKKLLDSDIPILSVGTTSTRTIEFYARNTSMQRGEANLFLHPNNKPLRVNHLLTNFHLPKSTLLMLVASFVGVDKAQELYRVAIENKYRFYSYGDAMLII